One window from the genome of Cyclobacterium amurskyense encodes:
- a CDS encoding NHL repeat-containing protein, which yields MHSRRKFIQKSITGGAVITAGIPLFNINSNAAQLQKDILGHGDFQYRIERDWSKTNSNSHPVNNCHEMVMDKNNRLILLTDHPKNNILIYDTSGKILDTWTLGFSGAHGLSISEEGAEEFLFITDTGLGKVVKCTMDGEILMELDHPSKIGAYTEHAFYRPTETAIGPSGDIYVADGYGSQFILQYDKTGQFIRKFGGDSFLQPDKFKQAHGVAIDYRDPTNPTLLCSARIKNTFKRFTLAGEYLEDHYLPGAYISRPVLDDENLYSGVCFGMEEGNYNMHLNKGFVTILDKNNKVVSNPGGTEPVYKNGKLELMFQEKPIFKHCHDVCLDRDKNLYVCQWNADGVYPYKLHRV from the coding sequence ATGCATTCACGAAGAAAATTCATTCAAAAATCCATCACCGGTGGGGCAGTAATTACTGCAGGAATACCTCTTTTCAATATCAACTCAAATGCCGCGCAGCTTCAAAAGGACATACTGGGCCATGGTGATTTCCAGTACAGGATAGAAAGAGACTGGAGCAAAACCAACAGCAACAGCCATCCGGTCAACAACTGCCATGAAATGGTCATGGACAAAAACAACAGGTTAATATTGTTGACAGACCATCCGAAAAACAATATCCTGATTTACGATACTTCGGGAAAAATTTTAGACACATGGACATTGGGATTTTCCGGAGCGCATGGTTTGTCTATCTCGGAAGAAGGTGCTGAAGAATTTTTATTTATCACAGATACTGGTTTAGGAAAAGTAGTAAAATGTACCATGGATGGTGAAATTCTTATGGAATTGGATCACCCATCCAAGATAGGTGCATACACCGAACATGCATTTTACCGACCAACGGAAACAGCCATAGGTCCCAGTGGGGATATTTATGTGGCCGATGGTTATGGTTCACAGTTTATCTTGCAATATGACAAGACAGGGCAATTTATTCGGAAATTTGGAGGAGACAGTTTTCTCCAGCCAGACAAATTCAAACAAGCCCATGGTGTAGCCATTGATTACAGAGACCCTACCAACCCTACCTTACTTTGTTCTGCAAGGATAAAAAATACGTTCAAGCGATTCACATTAGCTGGCGAATACCTGGAAGACCATTACTTACCTGGGGCATACATTAGCCGACCTGTTTTGGATGATGAAAACTTGTATTCCGGAGTCTGCTTTGGAATGGAAGAAGGCAATTATAACATGCATTTAAACAAAGGCTTTGTCACTATTTTAGACAAAAACAACAAGGTCGTCTCCAACCCTGGAGGTACCGAACCGGTCTACAAAAATGGCAAGCTAGAGCTCATGTTTCAGGAAAAACCCATCTTCAAACATTGCCATGATGTCTGTTTAGACAGAGACAAAAACCTATATGTTTGTCAATGGAATGCAGATGGTGTTTATCCTTATAAATTACACCGGGTGTAA
- a CDS encoding DUF1501 domain-containing protein: MNENDINKFGETRRGFLKKTSLGFGAIALSSLIGQKAGFAEAPDSSGLYKPQGLYTGTHFPAKAKRVIYLFQSGGPSQIETFDYKPSLEKWHGKEIPPSVQGTQRNSGMVADQSTFPLVKSIYDFKQYGQSGAWVSEIFPHTAKVVDELCIVKSMITEAINHEPAVMFMQTGSQLSGRPSIGSWLSYGLGSDNENLPNFVVLLSKSPGSQPLNSTAWGNGFLPSHHQGIQFRSGKDPVLYLNNPHGVHDHDRRRALDHIGKLNEHQFDLWQDPEIQSKISQYEMAYKMQNSVPEAVDTSKEPDYIYELYGEDARTPGTYASNCLQARKLAERDVKFIQLYHMGWDQHGSLPKGIKRQALSTDQATAGLIQDLKQRGLLEDTLVVWGGEFGRTSFSQGRLTADNYGRDHHPGCFTMWMAGAGVKKGMVYGETDEFSYNVAKNPVHVHDFQATLLHLLGIDHEKLTFKHQGRRFRLTDVHGQVVNELLA, translated from the coding sequence ATGAACGAGAATGACATAAACAAATTCGGAGAAACAAGACGTGGCTTTTTGAAAAAGACTTCACTGGGCTTTGGCGCCATTGCTTTGTCCAGCCTTATTGGACAAAAAGCTGGCTTTGCCGAAGCTCCTGATAGCTCAGGACTCTACAAACCACAGGGGCTTTACACAGGCACCCACTTCCCTGCAAAAGCCAAAAGAGTGATTTATCTTTTCCAGTCTGGCGGGCCTTCTCAAATTGAAACCTTTGATTACAAACCCTCACTGGAAAAATGGCATGGCAAGGAAATACCTCCTTCCGTACAGGGAACCCAGCGAAATTCTGGAATGGTAGCAGATCAATCTACTTTTCCTTTAGTGAAATCAATTTATGATTTTAAGCAATATGGACAATCTGGAGCTTGGGTAAGTGAAATTTTCCCTCACACTGCCAAGGTTGTAGATGAGCTTTGCATTGTCAAATCCATGATCACCGAGGCCATCAACCACGAACCTGCCGTCATGTTTATGCAAACAGGTTCGCAATTGAGCGGTAGACCTTCTATAGGGTCCTGGTTGAGTTATGGTCTGGGAAGTGACAATGAAAACCTGCCCAATTTTGTAGTCCTGCTTTCAAAAAGCCCTGGATCACAGCCTTTAAATTCCACGGCCTGGGGAAACGGGTTTCTACCCTCCCATCATCAGGGCATTCAATTTCGTTCGGGCAAAGATCCTGTTTTATACTTGAATAATCCGCATGGGGTACATGACCATGACAGGCGTCGTGCCCTGGACCATATCGGTAAGCTCAATGAACACCAGTTTGACTTGTGGCAGGATCCTGAAATTCAGTCCAAGATCAGCCAATATGAAATGGCCTATAAAATGCAGAATTCCGTTCCGGAGGCGGTGGACACCAGCAAAGAACCTGATTATATTTACGAACTTTATGGGGAAGATGCGAGAACACCTGGCACCTATGCTTCCAATTGCCTGCAAGCCAGAAAACTTGCAGAACGTGATGTGAAATTCATTCAGCTCTACCATATGGGATGGGACCAACATGGCAGTTTGCCTAAAGGCATCAAGCGCCAAGCCTTAAGTACAGACCAGGCCACCGCAGGTTTGATTCAGGACCTTAAACAAAGAGGTTTGCTAGAAGACACTTTGGTCGTATGGGGTGGTGAATTTGGTAGGACCAGCTTCTCTCAAGGAAGGCTCACCGCCGACAATTATGGCAGAGACCACCATCCTGGATGCTTTACCATGTGGATGGCAGGAGCAGGAGTAAAAAAAGGAATGGTCTATGGAGAAACGGACGAGTTTAGCTACAATGTGGCTAAAAACCCCGTACATGTGCATGATTTTCAAGCCACATTACTCCATTTATTGGGCATAGACCATGAAAAACTAACATTCAAACATCAAGGCAGAAGATTCAGACTTACAGATGTCCACGGACAGGTAGTAAATGAACTCCTGGCATAA
- a CDS encoding DUF1553 domain-containing protein, with amino-acid sequence MTRVIPKIIHRLSFPFTLLLPLLVGCGWEKPEAIQQAYKDLPEAIDFNYHVKPILSDKCFACHGPDAANQEADLRLDLEEFAFAALKSNSSHYAIVPGKPGKSEVVNRILTEDKELMMPPPESNLSLSVAEIATLTKWIEQGAKYKPHWSFIPPETPNVPDIENKDWANNEIDHFVAAKLKSKNLNPSEKANKENLIRRVSFDLTGLPPSLEEIEEFVDSDDPKSYEKLVDRLLASAAYGERMAADWMDVARYADSDGYLDDKHRDFSPYRDWVIRAFNKNMSYEQFITWQLAGDLIEEPTQESILATAFNRLHKKNSEAGIVFEEYRAEYVADRTSTVGKAIMGLSMECARCHDHKYDPISQKSFYQLSAFFNSTNELGTAVYGPGQVPGPALLLTNEEQDKILNYIDSQIKSKETHLGDLQKEAQKTQHIEEANLLQNLQKKLPTKLVAAYDFDKIIPGANKTTFTSPGKTSQPGPVIIKEPVIKAGAEGQGVFINDFTTLSLPDKVGWFDQTDPFSVSLSVFPDTVYNEAVLFTHCEDIRLGLKGYSLFLEDNKLNFIMAYSWPDNAIQVKTLTAIPEKEWTNLTITYNGMGKADGIGIYLNGEKVPVSVSADNIYKSILFKPDIHTYGFRGFVLGVRDKMKTFLNGGLDKLRIYDQELSALEVLYETNPEKAKKAITNPANQIDKAMIADHHFRSDNPEAKNIRKAIVDLRKERAKTTTDIKEIMVMGDLEEPRPTYILDRGMYNAPTEQVDPGIPETVFPYNEKWPKNRLGLTKWVFDPKNPLTARVFINRIWQMHFGKGLVVTSDDFGNQGSMPSHPELLDWLAVTFRESGWDIKKMHKLIVMSSTYQQSSKNTPDLLEEDPDNLLLARGPSFRMTAEMVRDNALAISGLLVQNTSSESAYPYQPDGLWDEISTKSWRYRYLQEPGDGLYKRSLYTIWKRTSGPPSMMIFDVSDRSECKVRRTETSTPLQALVLLNDPQYVEAARVAAEKLIKKYQPEEQLAKAFKLSTGRQADAKEMEIIEQFYQEEQERFGQNKGDAMAYLSTGSKPLDNSLDPVRVASLATVINGIMNTTEGYTIR; translated from the coding sequence ATGACACGAGTCATACCCAAAATAATACACAGGTTATCCTTTCCTTTCACCTTACTGCTCCCTCTCTTGGTGGGCTGCGGATGGGAGAAACCTGAAGCCATCCAACAGGCCTATAAGGACCTGCCGGAAGCCATAGATTTTAATTACCATGTTAAGCCTATTCTCTCAGACAAGTGCTTTGCCTGCCATGGACCCGATGCAGCCAACCAAGAAGCTGATTTAAGGCTTGACTTGGAAGAGTTTGCTTTTGCAGCACTGAAAAGCAATTCAAGTCATTATGCCATCGTCCCAGGAAAGCCTGGCAAAAGTGAGGTAGTAAACCGAATTCTGACCGAGGACAAGGAGCTGATGATGCCTCCACCTGAATCAAACTTAAGTCTAAGTGTAGCAGAAATTGCCACGCTGACAAAATGGATTGAACAAGGAGCAAAATACAAACCTCATTGGTCATTTATTCCTCCTGAAACACCTAATGTTCCTGACATAGAAAATAAAGACTGGGCCAATAATGAAATTGATCATTTTGTAGCCGCCAAATTGAAAAGCAAAAATCTAAATCCCTCAGAAAAGGCCAACAAAGAAAACCTTATTCGTAGGGTAAGTTTCGACCTGACAGGCCTTCCTCCTTCTTTGGAAGAAATCGAAGAATTTGTTGACAGCGATGACCCTAAGTCTTATGAAAAATTAGTCGACAGACTCCTTGCTTCGGCGGCCTATGGTGAGCGAATGGCCGCAGACTGGATGGATGTAGCCCGATATGCCGATTCCGATGGCTATTTGGATGACAAGCACCGAGACTTCAGTCCTTACCGGGACTGGGTCATCCGAGCTTTTAACAAAAACATGTCCTACGAGCAGTTCATCACTTGGCAATTGGCCGGAGACCTTATTGAGGAACCCACGCAAGAGAGCATACTGGCAACTGCTTTTAACCGACTACATAAAAAGAATTCTGAGGCCGGTATCGTTTTCGAAGAGTACAGAGCAGAATATGTGGCTGACCGCACCTCCACCGTTGGAAAAGCCATTATGGGCTTAAGTATGGAATGTGCCCGCTGCCATGACCATAAATATGACCCCATAAGCCAAAAGTCCTTTTACCAATTGTCCGCATTTTTCAACAGTACCAATGAGTTGGGCACTGCGGTATATGGCCCAGGTCAAGTTCCTGGCCCGGCCTTATTGCTTACAAACGAAGAACAAGACAAGATTTTAAATTACATAGACAGTCAGATAAAGTCCAAAGAAACCCATTTGGGTGATTTGCAAAAAGAAGCTCAAAAAACACAGCATATCGAAGAAGCCAACCTTCTGCAAAACCTACAAAAAAAGCTACCTACAAAACTTGTAGCCGCTTATGATTTTGACAAAATAATTCCTGGGGCAAATAAAACAACCTTCACAAGCCCCGGAAAAACTTCACAACCTGGCCCAGTAATTATCAAAGAGCCTGTAATAAAGGCTGGAGCTGAGGGTCAAGGCGTTTTCATCAATGACTTTACTACCCTAAGTCTCCCGGACAAAGTGGGTTGGTTTGACCAAACAGATCCCTTTTCCGTAAGCCTTTCGGTATTTCCCGACACGGTTTACAACGAAGCAGTTTTGTTTACCCATTGCGAGGATATTCGCTTGGGACTAAAAGGCTATTCTCTATTTCTGGAAGACAATAAATTAAACTTTATCATGGCCTACAGTTGGCCAGACAATGCCATTCAGGTAAAAACGCTAACAGCTATCCCTGAGAAAGAATGGACAAACCTTACCATTACTTACAATGGTATGGGTAAAGCTGACGGCATTGGTATTTATCTCAATGGAGAAAAAGTGCCTGTATCAGTATCAGCTGATAATATTTATAAATCCATTTTATTCAAACCCGACATTCACACCTACGGATTCAGAGGTTTTGTATTAGGAGTCAGGGACAAAATGAAGACTTTCCTCAATGGCGGTCTGGATAAATTAAGAATTTATGATCAGGAATTAAGTGCTTTGGAAGTACTCTATGAAACCAATCCTGAGAAAGCCAAAAAAGCCATCACAAACCCCGCAAATCAGATTGACAAAGCCATGATTGCCGATCATCACTTTAGGAGTGACAATCCCGAAGCCAAAAATATCAGAAAGGCAATTGTGGATTTAAGAAAAGAAAGGGCTAAAACCACTACTGATATTAAAGAAATAATGGTAATGGGTGACCTTGAGGAGCCTAGGCCTACCTATATTTTGGATCGGGGAATGTACAATGCGCCCACGGAACAAGTTGATCCCGGTATTCCTGAAACTGTTTTTCCTTACAATGAAAAGTGGCCAAAAAACCGTTTGGGACTGACAAAATGGGTTTTTGATCCCAAAAACCCATTGACAGCCCGTGTGTTTATCAATAGAATCTGGCAAATGCATTTTGGAAAAGGGCTGGTCGTTACCTCTGATGACTTTGGCAATCAGGGAAGCATGCCATCACATCCCGAACTTCTGGATTGGCTAGCCGTTACCTTCCGGGAATCTGGCTGGGACATCAAGAAAATGCACAAACTTATTGTGATGTCTTCCACTTATCAGCAATCTTCTAAAAACACACCTGATTTGTTGGAAGAAGATCCAGACAACCTTTTGTTGGCAAGAGGCCCAAGTTTTAGAATGACGGCAGAAATGGTTCGTGACAACGCCCTTGCCATAAGCGGACTGCTAGTTCAGAACACCAGTAGCGAAAGTGCCTACCCTTATCAACCTGATGGGCTCTGGGATGAAATCTCTACCAAATCCTGGAGGTACAGGTATTTGCAGGAGCCTGGTGATGGGCTCTACAAAAGAAGCCTCTACACCATATGGAAAAGAACTTCCGGACCTCCTTCCATGATGATATTTGATGTCAGCGACAGATCAGAGTGCAAAGTGAGGAGAACTGAAACCAGCACCCCTTTACAGGCACTGGTTTTATTAAATGATCCGCAATACGTAGAAGCAGCAAGAGTAGCTGCCGAAAAACTAATTAAAAAATACCAACCAGAAGAACAACTGGCCAAGGCCTTCAAATTAAGCACCGGTAGACAAGCTGATGCCAAAGAAATGGAGATCATTGAACAATTTTATCAGGAAGAGCAAGAGCGCTTTGGACAGAATAAAGGAGACGCAATGGCTTACTTAAGTACAGGTAGTAAACCTTTGGACAATTCGCTGGATCCAGTTAGAGTAGCCTCATTGGCCACTGTAATAAACGGTATAATGAATACCACTGAAGGGTATACAATAAGATAA
- a CDS encoding DUF4221 family protein → MKNSFYCIVFALFLACSGQKNGAEGALPPLEITMDTVVIDPGEEILFLNGRLRLSALSEDKKYLYNVNLQEYLIEQINLNSLEFEKNYPFEKEGPNGVGNYVRGFSLISKDKLFISAYPKDNVLDWQGRKLESIDIIEMIKEYEELDEEDRSNKTISLATDGSQFASLISIYRNKTTFFALINRNNKTFKKFAIPGIEKAKNFEPFLDDGESAMGLGTDRYLIKEGGKLILGTGISSELYVMDKDSDSLRHITFNSQLTLTKKAVPILLR, encoded by the coding sequence ATGAAAAACAGTTTTTACTGTATAGTTTTCGCTTTATTCCTTGCATGTAGCGGACAGAAAAATGGAGCCGAAGGTGCACTACCTCCCTTGGAAATCACCATGGACACAGTCGTAATAGATCCTGGAGAGGAGATCTTATTTTTAAATGGGCGATTAAGATTAAGTGCACTAAGTGAGGATAAGAAATACCTTTATAATGTAAACCTTCAGGAATACCTCATAGAACAAATCAATCTCAATTCTCTGGAATTTGAGAAAAATTATCCCTTTGAAAAGGAGGGACCAAATGGTGTTGGAAATTATGTAAGGGGTTTCTCCCTTATTAGTAAGGATAAACTTTTTATTAGCGCTTATCCAAAGGATAATGTGTTGGATTGGCAGGGTAGAAAGCTGGAAAGCATTGATATAATTGAAATGATCAAAGAATATGAGGAGTTGGATGAGGAAGATAGATCTAATAAAACAATAAGCTTGGCCACAGATGGTAGCCAATTTGCTTCCCTGATTTCCATTTATAGAAATAAAACCACTTTTTTTGCCTTGATAAACCGTAACAATAAAACCTTTAAAAAATTTGCTATTCCAGGAATTGAAAAGGCCAAGAATTTCGAGCCTTTTCTCGATGATGGAGAATCTGCCATGGGATTGGGCACTGATCGGTACCTAATAAAAGAAGGTGGAAAATTAATCTTGGGAACTGGGATAAGTAGTGAGCTCTATGTAATGGATAAAGACAGTGACTCTCTCAGGCACATTACCTTTAACAGCCAACTTACCCTAACGAAAAAAGCGGTACCTATCCTGCTGAGGTAG
- a CDS encoding transporter substrate-binding domain-containing protein, with translation MFQNSKTPVLIFSILGLLLFTTNLQARQLRLDIDTLLVGVAGSEPFVYGEGQEVSGISVEIWEELAAKQGWNYYFKSFNTVDDALHSLEQGALDLVIGPISITSSRVKDFRFSQPFYNSSLAIVSRSEKQGYWDKIKPFFSIKLLIAVFVFLFILAIVGTLLWLAERKHSKDQFPNDPIDGIGNGMWLAIVTMSTTGYGDKAPVTLTGRIIAGSWMIISIIFATSMVAGIASTLTLASMGKSPVSSIEQLVNKNVATISNSPSQMFLEVHYAKPVEVNTLEEAMSMLNKKEVAAVVYDRPQLLFYLKKHGPEDLFMAKAEYYKQGYGFAFPLESNLVYEVNRALLELAEDQDTDEIIDRYLRREE, from the coding sequence ATGTTTCAAAATTCTAAAACCCCAGTTTTAATCTTTTCAATTTTAGGCCTCCTTCTATTTACGACAAACCTTCAAGCCCGTCAATTGCGCCTAGACATTGATACCTTGCTTGTGGGTGTGGCAGGAAGTGAGCCGTTTGTCTATGGTGAAGGACAAGAAGTAAGTGGCATTTCCGTGGAAATCTGGGAAGAACTGGCGGCCAAACAAGGATGGAATTATTATTTCAAGTCTTTTAATACCGTGGATGATGCTTTACATTCCTTGGAACAGGGGGCTTTGGATTTGGTGATAGGGCCTATCAGTATTACTTCCAGCAGGGTGAAGGACTTTAGGTTTTCTCAGCCTTTTTATAATTCAAGTTTGGCCATCGTGTCCCGGTCTGAAAAACAAGGATATTGGGACAAGATCAAGCCATTTTTTAGTATTAAATTGTTGATTGCCGTGTTTGTATTTTTATTCATTCTTGCCATAGTGGGTACCCTATTGTGGTTGGCAGAAAGAAAGCATTCCAAGGATCAATTTCCAAATGACCCAATAGATGGGATAGGGAATGGGATGTGGCTTGCCATTGTTACCATGAGTACCACAGGATATGGAGACAAAGCACCAGTTACTTTGACGGGGCGCATTATTGCAGGCAGTTGGATGATTATCTCAATTATTTTTGCTACTTCAATGGTGGCTGGAATAGCCAGTACCCTTACTTTGGCTTCCATGGGAAAATCTCCGGTTTCTAGTATAGAGCAATTGGTAAATAAAAATGTGGCAACCATCTCCAACTCGCCTTCGCAAATGTTTTTGGAGGTACATTATGCCAAGCCTGTGGAGGTGAATACATTGGAAGAAGCCATGTCCATGTTAAATAAAAAGGAGGTTGCTGCAGTAGTTTATGATCGCCCGCAATTGTTGTTTTACCTAAAAAAGCATGGGCCCGAAGATTTATTTATGGCCAAGGCGGAATATTACAAACAGGGATATGGTTTTGCTTTTCCACTCGAGAGTAACCTGGTATATGAAGTCAACAGGGCATTGCTTGAATTGGCGGAAGATCAGGATACGGATGAGATAATTGACAGGTACCTGAGAAGAGAAGAGTGA
- a CDS encoding RNA methyltransferase, producing the protein MKKLSMEELNRLSVEDYKEIEKNPIALILDNVRSLNNVGSAFRTSDAFLVKKIFLCGITGQPPHREIQKTALGATESVDWEHYESTLDAIKLLKKEGYEICVLEQASHSTPLNEFAPKPGKPYAFVFGNEVFGVEEDVVLAADQVLEIPQFGTKHSLNISVSIGITLWDMVSKTYGFK; encoded by the coding sequence ATGAAAAAACTCAGCATGGAAGAACTCAACCGACTCTCTGTTGAGGATTACAAAGAAATCGAAAAAAATCCAATTGCCCTGATTCTTGACAATGTTCGTAGCCTAAATAATGTAGGTTCAGCCTTCAGAACCTCTGATGCTTTTCTGGTGAAAAAAATCTTTCTTTGCGGCATTACTGGTCAGCCTCCTCATAGAGAAATTCAAAAAACAGCCCTAGGTGCTACTGAGTCAGTAGATTGGGAACATTACGAAAGTACATTGGACGCAATCAAGCTTTTAAAAAAAGAAGGCTATGAGATCTGTGTGCTAGAACAAGCCTCACACAGTACTCCTCTCAATGAATTCGCACCAAAGCCTGGAAAACCTTATGCCTTTGTATTTGGAAATGAAGTGTTTGGAGTAGAAGAAGATGTTGTACTGGCTGCAGACCAAGTATTGGAAATCCCTCAATTTGGAACCAAACATTCTTTAAATATCTCAGTAAGCATAGGGATAACCCTTTGGGACATGGTTAGCAAAACCTACGGATTTAAATAA
- the mutS gene encoding DNA mismatch repair protein MutS, with translation MGKTKAKETPLMKQYNAIKAKHPGAILLFRVGDFYETFGEDAIKASKILDIVLTKRANGSASHIELAGFPHHSLDTYLPKLIRAGNRVAICDQLEDPKEVKGIVKRGVTELVTPGLAYNDNVLDKRRNNFLASIHFRNDQLGIAFLDLSTGEFMCAEGRQSYIEKLLQSFNPSEIIHSKAAKVAAGNLLKNDFHTFHCEDWVYQSAYTYEKLTNHFGTKNLKGFGIDNMELGSTAAGAILYYLEETEHKEVKHIASISRIAEEKYVWLDKFTIRNLELVYPQQEGGVPLIQILDRTQTPMGSRMMKKWLVLPLKEKGLIVERQKSVSFFYEASELREELFSHLKHVGDLERLISKVAVGRINPREMNHLKKALLSTLPIKELMGNQQNGALKKLADQLNTCSYLLEKIDKELMEDAPMLSHQGGIIKDGVDPDLDEYRKLANSGKDFLVQIQQREIQRTGISSLKVAFNKVFGYYLEVSNTHKDKVPPEWIRKQTLVNAERYITEELKVYEEKILHAEERLIALEQKYFHLLVQDAGDYVEQIQQNARVLATLDCLLSFAEVAAENNYCAPKIADTDAIEIKDGRHPVIEKQLAIGEDYVPNDIYLDNSTQQVIIITGPNMAGKSALLRQTALIVLMAQMGSFVPASFARVGIVDKVFTRVGASDNLSKGESTFMVEMTETASILNNLSDRSLVLMDEIGRGTSTYDGISIAWSIVEYLHNHPKCKAKTLFATHYHELNQLANDFPKVKNFNVAVKELGNKVVFMRKLQQGGSEHSFGIHVAQMAGMPNPVVLRAAEIMKYLEKDKQLQQHKENIKDIPKNNYQLSMFELDPKFKEAKDLLEALDINTISPVEALLKLNEIKKMLE, from the coding sequence ATGGGCAAGACTAAAGCCAAGGAAACCCCTTTAATGAAACAATACAATGCCATCAAGGCAAAGCATCCCGGAGCCATTTTGCTTTTTCGGGTAGGGGATTTTTATGAAACGTTTGGAGAAGATGCAATAAAGGCCAGTAAAATCCTTGACATTGTACTTACCAAACGTGCCAATGGTTCTGCCTCTCACATAGAGTTGGCCGGTTTTCCGCACCACTCTTTGGACACCTATTTGCCCAAGCTGATAAGGGCGGGTAATAGAGTAGCCATATGTGACCAATTAGAAGATCCAAAAGAGGTAAAAGGGATTGTTAAAAGAGGGGTCACAGAATTGGTTACGCCTGGTCTGGCTTACAATGACAATGTGCTGGACAAAAGGCGGAATAATTTTTTAGCAAGTATTCATTTCAGGAATGATCAATTGGGGATTGCTTTTTTGGATCTCTCTACGGGCGAGTTTATGTGTGCCGAAGGGCGCCAATCCTATATAGAAAAACTACTTCAGAGTTTTAACCCTTCAGAAATTATTCATTCTAAAGCAGCTAAGGTAGCAGCTGGAAACCTGTTAAAGAATGATTTTCATACTTTTCATTGCGAGGATTGGGTATACCAAAGCGCGTACACCTATGAAAAACTTACCAATCATTTTGGGACGAAAAATTTAAAAGGTTTCGGAATAGATAATATGGAGCTGGGCAGTACTGCAGCAGGTGCCATATTGTATTATTTAGAAGAAACAGAGCATAAGGAAGTCAAGCATATCGCTTCCATATCAAGGATAGCAGAGGAGAAATATGTTTGGCTGGATAAATTTACCATCAGGAATTTAGAATTGGTTTATCCACAACAAGAAGGAGGGGTGCCACTAATTCAAATTCTGGACAGGACCCAAACACCTATGGGTAGCCGAATGATGAAAAAGTGGTTGGTACTACCACTGAAAGAAAAAGGATTGATCGTAGAAAGGCAAAAATCAGTTAGTTTTTTTTACGAAGCTTCAGAATTGAGGGAGGAGTTGTTTTCCCATCTAAAACATGTGGGGGATCTTGAGCGGTTGATTTCCAAAGTGGCCGTGGGGAGGATCAACCCCAGAGAGATGAACCATCTTAAAAAAGCCTTGCTCAGTACCTTGCCGATTAAGGAATTGATGGGCAATCAGCAAAATGGAGCACTAAAAAAGTTGGCAGACCAATTGAATACTTGTTCCTATCTGCTAGAAAAAATCGATAAAGAGTTGATGGAGGATGCGCCCATGCTTTCACATCAGGGAGGAATCATAAAGGACGGGGTAGATCCTGACTTGGACGAATACCGTAAACTGGCCAACTCTGGTAAAGATTTTCTGGTGCAAATCCAGCAAAGAGAAATTCAACGGACAGGTATAAGCTCTTTGAAAGTAGCCTTCAACAAAGTTTTTGGCTATTATTTAGAGGTAAGCAATACGCATAAAGACAAAGTGCCGCCTGAGTGGATCAGAAAACAAACACTTGTCAATGCTGAAAGGTACATTACCGAGGAGCTTAAAGTTTATGAAGAAAAAATATTGCATGCTGAAGAGCGGCTAATTGCTCTGGAGCAGAAGTATTTCCATTTGTTGGTTCAGGATGCTGGAGACTATGTAGAGCAGATTCAGCAGAATGCAAGGGTTTTGGCAACTTTGGATTGTCTGTTAAGCTTTGCGGAAGTAGCTGCTGAGAACAACTATTGTGCACCTAAAATAGCCGATACCGATGCCATTGAGATCAAGGATGGTAGACATCCTGTAATTGAAAAGCAACTGGCAATAGGAGAGGATTACGTGCCCAATGACATCTACCTGGACAATTCTACACAGCAGGTGATTATCATCACGGGACCGAATATGGCAGGTAAGTCGGCATTGCTACGGCAAACTGCCTTGATCGTGTTGATGGCTCAAATGGGTAGCTTCGTGCCAGCCTCCTTTGCAAGGGTAGGGATTGTGGACAAGGTTTTTACCCGGGTAGGGGCATCAGACAACCTCTCCAAAGGGGAATCTACTTTTATGGTGGAAATGACTGAGACCGCCAGTATTTTAAATAATCTTTCTGATAGGAGTTTGGTATTAATGGATGAAATCGGAAGAGGTACCTCCACCTATGATGGAATTTCCATTGCCTGGTCCATTGTAGAGTATCTGCACAACCATCCCAAATGCAAGGCCAAAACTTTATTTGCCACGCATTACCATGAGTTGAATCAACTGGCCAATGATTTTCCTAAGGTGAAGAATTTTAATGTGGCGGTAAAAGAGTTGGGGAATAAGGTTGTATTTATGCGGAAGCTACAGCAGGGAGGGAGTGAGCATAGTTTTGGTATTCACGTTGCTCAGATGGCGGGGATGCCTAATCCTGTGGTCTTGCGTGCAGCAGAGATCATGAAGTACCTTGAAAAGGACAAACAGCTTCAGCAACACAAGGAAAACATCAAAGACATACCAAAGAACAATTATCAATTGAGCATGTTTGAATTGGATCCAAAATTCAAGGAAGCAAAGGATTTATTAGAGGCTCTTGATATCAATACCATCTCTCCGGTGGAGGCTTTGCTAAAATTAAATGAAATAAAAAAGATGTTGGAATAA